From a region of the Streptomyces caniferus genome:
- a CDS encoding FhaA domain-containing protein produces the protein MGVLKRFEQRLEGLVNGTFAKVFKSEVQPVEIAGALQRECDNNATIWNRDRTVVPNDFIVELSTPDYERLSPYSGQLGDELSSMVRDYAKQQRYTFMGSIKVHLEKADDLDTGLYRVRSRTLASSSSQEPAGPAAAQRSAAAPPGGSRPGGGHVSPPPMPSSPPPGGAQPVPRTAPPGAGPQPHAQTRRWIEINGTRHQISRPTLVLGRSTDADVRIDDPGVSRRHCEIRVGTPPTIQDLGSTNGIVVDGQHTTHANLRDGSRIVVGSTTIVYRQAEG, from the coding sequence GTGGGAGTACTGAAGCGTTTCGAGCAGCGTCTCGAAGGTCTCGTCAACGGCACCTTCGCCAAGGTGTTCAAGTCCGAGGTGCAGCCCGTTGAGATCGCCGGCGCGCTGCAGCGCGAGTGCGACAACAACGCCACCATCTGGAACCGCGACCGCACGGTCGTCCCCAACGACTTCATCGTCGAGCTGAGCACCCCGGACTACGAGCGGCTGAGCCCCTACAGCGGGCAGCTCGGCGACGAGCTCTCCAGCATGGTCCGCGACTACGCCAAGCAGCAGCGCTACACCTTCATGGGATCGATCAAGGTCCATCTGGAGAAGGCCGACGATCTCGACACCGGCCTGTACCGCGTCCGCAGCCGCACGCTCGCCTCCAGCTCGTCCCAGGAGCCCGCGGGCCCGGCGGCCGCCCAGCGCTCCGCCGCGGCGCCGCCCGGTGGCAGCCGCCCCGGCGGCGGCCATGTGAGCCCGCCCCCCATGCCTTCGTCCCCGCCTCCCGGCGGCGCGCAGCCCGTACCTCGTACGGCACCGCCCGGTGCAGGACCGCAGCCCCACGCGCAGACCCGGCGCTGGATCGAGATCAACGGCACCCGCCACCAGATCTCGCGCCCGACGCTCGTGCTGGGCCGCAGCACCGACGCTGACGTACGGATCGACGACCCGGGTGTCTCCCGGCGTCACTGTGAGATCCGGGTCGGAACGCCCCCCACGATCCAGGATCTGGGCTCCACGAACGGCATCGTGGTAGACGGGCAGCACACCACTCACGCTAATCTCCGCGACGGCTCGCGGATTGTCGTGGGCAGTACCACCATCGTTTACCGGCAAGCCGAAGGGTGA
- a CDS encoding FMN-dependent NADH-azoreductase — translation MATLLLIDSSLFPEGGSASRSVTAAFRKAWEEQHPDGTVIHRDLAADPLPHLDGIGASAGFSDPAGHTPEQQAAFALRVKLAEELEQADAIVIGAPMYNFTIPSTLKAWLDQVMIMGRTAGDQPSAKGTPVTVVASRGGSYAPGTPREPFEYVQNYLEAALGGGLGLDVDFIVPELTMAPSNPAMAELIPLYETSREKAHEDAAAKAKALVARFAA, via the coding sequence ATGGCCACGCTCCTGCTCATCGACTCCTCCCTCTTCCCCGAGGGCGGCTCCGCCTCCCGCTCGGTCACCGCGGCCTTCCGCAAGGCCTGGGAGGAGCAGCACCCCGACGGCACCGTGATCCACCGCGACCTGGCCGCCGACCCACTGCCGCACCTCGACGGCATCGGCGCCTCCGCCGGCTTCTCCGACCCGGCCGGCCACACCCCCGAGCAGCAGGCGGCCTTCGCGCTGCGCGTGAAGCTGGCCGAGGAGCTGGAGCAGGCCGACGCGATCGTGATCGGCGCCCCGATGTACAACTTCACGATTCCCTCCACGCTCAAGGCGTGGCTCGACCAGGTGATGATCATGGGCCGCACGGCGGGCGACCAGCCGTCCGCCAAGGGCACGCCGGTCACCGTCGTCGCCAGCCGCGGCGGTTCGTACGCGCCGGGCACGCCCCGTGAGCCCTTCGAGTACGTCCAGAACTATCTGGAGGCGGCACTCGGCGGCGGGCTCGGCCTCGACGTCGACTTCATCGTCCCCGAGCTGACCATGGCCCCCAGCAACCCGGCGATGGCCGAGCTCATCCCGCTGTACGAGACCTCCCGCGAGAAGGCCCACGAGGACGCCGCGGCCAAGGCCAAGGCCCTCGTCGCCCGCTTCGCCGCCTGA
- a CDS encoding PP2C family protein-serine/threonine phosphatase, producing MSLSLRFAAGSHKGMIREGNEDSGYAGPRLLAIADGMGGQAAGEVASSEVISTLVQLDDDVPGSDLLTSLGTAVTRANDQLRVMVEEDPQLEGMGTTLTALLWTGQRLGLVHVGDSRAYLLRDGVLTQITQDHTWVQRLVDEGRITEEEATTHPQRSLLMRALGSGDHVEPDLSIREVRAGDRYLICSDGLSGVVSHQTLEETLASYHGPHETVQELIQLALRGGGPDNITCIVADVLDVDGNETMAGQLNDTPVIVGAVAENQHQLSDPSTLQTPAARAAELGRPGAPAAPGGAFGPPGSGEHEVGGPPQGSFGAFMDEDFVKPRRRGRWIKRSLLIALALAVVGGGCYAGYNWTQTQYFVGAKDDHVALYRGISQDLAWIKLNDVDEDHPEIELKYLPLYQRNQVKETIAVDSRTQAGEKVTELNKQANACRTKEQREAAEREAARHPGKGQAGTPSKPGTPSKSGTPSTRPGSTGKAGNDSGTGAAGALAATVTPKPTPTTSQAPSEDQQKLEKNCSTQQ from the coding sequence ATGAGCTTGTCACTGCGCTTCGCCGCCGGATCGCACAAGGGCATGATCCGCGAGGGCAACGAGGACTCCGGCTACGCCGGGCCCCGGCTGCTCGCCATCGCCGACGGCATGGGCGGCCAGGCCGCCGGTGAGGTCGCCTCCTCCGAGGTGATCTCCACGCTCGTCCAGCTCGATGACGACGTCCCCGGCTCCGACCTCCTCACCTCCCTGGGCACGGCCGTCACGCGCGCCAATGACCAGCTGCGGGTGATGGTCGAGGAGGACCCCCAGCTGGAGGGCATGGGCACGACCCTGACCGCCCTGCTGTGGACCGGACAGCGGCTCGGCCTCGTCCACGTCGGTGACTCGCGGGCGTATCTGCTGCGCGACGGCGTGCTGACCCAGATCACCCAGGACCACACCTGGGTGCAGCGGCTGGTCGACGAGGGCCGGATCACCGAAGAGGAAGCCACCACCCATCCGCAGCGGTCGCTGCTGATGCGGGCGCTGGGCAGCGGCGATCACGTCGAGCCCGATCTGTCGATCCGCGAGGTGCGGGCCGGCGACCGGTATCTGATCTGCTCGGACGGGCTGTCCGGGGTCGTCAGCCACCAGACGCTGGAAGAGACCCTCGCCAGCTACCACGGGCCGCACGAGACCGTGCAGGAGCTGATCCAGCTCGCCCTGCGCGGCGGCGGACCCGACAACATCACCTGCATCGTCGCCGACGTCCTGGACGTGGACGGCAACGAGACGATGGCCGGCCAGCTCAACGACACCCCGGTCATCGTCGGCGCCGTCGCCGAGAACCAGCACCAGCTCAGCGACCCGAGCACGCTGCAGACCCCTGCCGCGCGGGCCGCCGAGCTCGGCCGGCCGGGCGCACCGGCCGCACCCGGGGGTGCCTTCGGGCCGCCCGGCAGCGGTGAGCACGAGGTCGGCGGTCCGCCGCAGGGCTCGTTCGGCGCGTTCATGGACGAGGACTTCGTCAAGCCGCGCCGGCGCGGGCGGTGGATCAAGCGGTCGCTGTTGATCGCGCTGGCGCTGGCCGTCGTGGGCGGCGGCTGCTACGCGGGCTACAACTGGACGCAGACCCAGTACTTCGTCGGCGCCAAGGACGATCACGTCGCGCTCTACCGGGGCATCAGCCAGGACCTCGCGTGGATAAAGCTCAATGACGTGGACGAGGACCACCCCGAGATCGAACTCAAGTACCTGCCGCTGTACCAGCGCAACCAGGTCAAGGAGACGATCGCGGTCGACAGCCGTACCCAGGCGGGCGAAAAAGTCACCGAACTGAACAAGCAGGCCAATGCCTGCCGTACTAAGGAGCAGCGGGAGGCAGCCGAACGCGAGGCGGCACGTCACCCGGGCAAGGGTCAGGCGGGCACGCCGTCCAAGCCCGGTACCCCGTCCAAGTCCGGTACGCCGAGCACCCGGCCCGGTTCCACCGGCAAGGCGGGCAACGACAGCGGCACCGGTGCGGCCGGCGCGCTGGCGGCGACCGTGACTCCGAAACCCACACCCACCACCAGCCAGGCCCCCTCCGAGGACCAGCAGAAGCTGGAAAAGAATTGCAGCACCCAGCAGTGA
- a CDS encoding peptidoglycan D,D-transpeptidase FtsI family protein, with translation MNKPLRRVAIFCGLLVLALLVRVNWVQFVQGDALKNDPHNRRVAIERYSTPRGNIIVDGKAITGSTTTDSGDFKYKRTYKNGKMWAPVTGYASQAFDANQLEKLNDGILTGTDDRLFFSRTVDMFTGGKQKGGNVVTTLDAKAQKAAYDGLGKQKGAVAAINPETGAILALASTPSYDPSTFAGMSNKDAEAYNGLQKKSDPDEPMLNRALRQTYPPGSTFKVVTASAALQNGLYHDVDANTRSPLPYTLPDTSGLPLKNEGNIPCKDASLRQALRYSCNTVFGKISADLGNKKMKAEAEKFGFNDPGINTPVRASESIYPTDNRPQNAMAGIGQASNRATPLQMAMVASAVANGGKLMKPYMVDQLVAPNLNVVQQHTPQEMSRPLSPENAQKVQSIMETVVKEGTGTSAQIPGITVGGKTGTAQHGENNKDNPYAWFISYAKTDKGTPVAVAVVIEGSDTLRDDIAGGRLAAPIAKSVMQAVIEGEK, from the coding sequence GTGAACAAGCCCCTGCGCCGGGTCGCGATCTTCTGCGGCCTGCTCGTCCTCGCTCTGCTCGTCCGCGTCAACTGGGTGCAGTTCGTCCAGGGTGATGCGCTCAAGAACGACCCGCACAACCGCCGGGTCGCCATCGAGCGCTACAGCACACCGCGCGGCAACATCATCGTCGACGGCAAGGCCATCACCGGCTCCACGACCACCGACAGCGGCGACTTCAAGTACAAGCGCACGTACAAGAACGGCAAGATGTGGGCGCCGGTCACCGGCTACGCCTCGCAGGCCTTCGACGCCAACCAGCTCGAGAAGCTCAACGACGGCATACTCACCGGCACCGACGACAGGCTCTTCTTCAGCCGCACGGTCGACATGTTCACCGGCGGCAAGCAGAAGGGCGGCAACGTGGTGACCACCCTCGACGCCAAGGCCCAGAAGGCCGCCTACGACGGCCTCGGCAAGCAGAAGGGCGCGGTCGCCGCGATCAACCCGGAGACCGGCGCGATCCTGGCCCTGGCCAGCACCCCGTCGTACGACCCGTCCACCTTCGCGGGGATGAGCAACAAGGACGCCGAGGCGTACAACGGGCTGCAGAAGAAGAGCGACCCGGACGAGCCGATGCTCAACCGGGCGCTGCGCCAGACCTACCCGCCCGGCTCCACCTTCAAGGTCGTCACGGCCTCAGCGGCGCTGCAGAACGGGCTCTACCACGACGTCGACGCCAACACCCGGTCGCCGCTGCCCTACACGCTCCCCGACACCTCGGGCCTCCCGCTGAAGAACGAGGGCAACATCCCCTGCAAGGACGCCAGCCTGCGCCAGGCGCTGCGCTACTCCTGCAACACGGTCTTCGGCAAGATCAGCGCGGACCTCGGCAACAAGAAGATGAAGGCCGAGGCGGAGAAGTTCGGCTTCAACGACCCGGGGATCAACACTCCGGTCCGCGCCTCGGAGAGCATCTACCCCACGGACAACCGGCCGCAGAACGCCATGGCGGGCATCGGCCAGGCCTCCAACCGCGCCACGCCGCTGCAGATGGCCATGGTCGCCTCGGCGGTCGCCAACGGCGGCAAGCTGATGAAGCCGTACATGGTCGACCAGCTGGTCGCGCCGAACCTCAATGTCGTCCAGCAGCACACGCCGCAGGAGATGAGCCGGCCGCTGAGCCCGGAGAACGCCCAGAAGGTCCAGAGCATCATGGAGACCGTGGTCAAGGAGGGCACCGGAACCAGCGCCCAGATCCCGGGCATCACCGTCGGCGGTAAGACCGGTACCGCGCAGCACGGCGAGAACAACAAGGACAATCCGTACGCCTGGTTCATTTCCTACGCGAAGACCGACAAGGGCACCCCCGTTGCGGTCGCTGTCGTCATTGAGGGATCCGACACCCTTCGCGACGACATCGCCGGCGGAAGGCTTGCCGCTCCGATCGCGAAGAGCGTCATGCAGGCGGTAATCGAAGGCGAAAAGTGA
- a CDS encoding FtsW/RodA/SpoVE family cell cycle protein, which produces MSSTTNTTTIGTIGAPSRRNTELAMLVFAVLIPVFAYVNVGLAKDGSVPAGVLGYSLGLGLLAGVAHLVVRKWAPYADPLMLPIATLLNGLGLIFIWRLDQEPSLGKAMAPNQLMWSTLGVAFFLAILIFLKDHRVLQRYTYISMVVALILLVAPVFFPGVNGAKIWITIPGLGSLQPGEFAKIIIAIFFAGYLMVKRDALALASRRFMGLYLPRGRDLGPILVIWALSLMILVFETDLGTSLLFFGLFVVMLYVATERTSWIVFGLLLSAGGAVAVATFESHVQTRVHNWLNPLELLDGGVTETAQAMYSFGSGGILGSGLGQGYSRLILGIAPKSDYILATVGEEVGLAGLMAILLLYGLLIERGIRTALAARDPFGKLLSIGLSGAFALQVFVVAGGVTGLIPLTGMTMPFLAQGGSSVIANWALVAILLRISDTARRPAPAPAPSTDAEMTQVVRP; this is translated from the coding sequence ATGAGCAGCACCACCAACACCACCACCATTGGCACCATCGGAGCCCCGAGCCGCCGCAACACCGAGCTGGCGATGCTCGTCTTCGCGGTGCTGATTCCGGTGTTCGCGTACGTCAACGTCGGTCTGGCGAAGGACGGTTCGGTGCCCGCCGGCGTGCTGGGCTACAGCCTCGGCCTGGGCCTGCTGGCCGGCGTCGCCCATCTCGTCGTCCGCAAGTGGGCGCCGTACGCCGATCCGCTGATGCTGCCCATCGCCACCCTGCTCAACGGGCTGGGACTGATCTTCATCTGGCGGCTGGACCAGGAGCCCTCGCTCGGCAAGGCGATGGCGCCCAACCAGCTGATGTGGTCGACCCTCGGTGTCGCCTTCTTCCTGGCCATCCTGATCTTCCTCAAGGACCACCGCGTCCTGCAGCGCTACACCTACATCTCGATGGTGGTCGCGCTGATCCTGCTGGTCGCGCCGGTGTTCTTCCCCGGTGTGAACGGCGCGAAGATCTGGATCACGATTCCGGGTCTCGGCTCGCTGCAGCCCGGTGAGTTCGCGAAGATCATCATCGCGATCTTCTTCGCCGGCTATCTGATGGTGAAGCGGGACGCGCTGGCGCTGGCCAGCCGCCGTTTCATGGGGCTCTATCTCCCGCGCGGCCGTGACCTCGGCCCCATCCTCGTCATCTGGGCGCTCAGCCTGATGATCCTGGTCTTCGAGACCGACCTGGGTACCTCGCTGCTGTTCTTCGGCCTGTTCGTCGTGATGCTGTACGTCGCGACCGAGCGCACCAGCTGGATCGTGTTCGGCCTGCTGCTCAGCGCCGGCGGCGCGGTCGCGGTGGCGACGTTCGAGTCGCACGTCCAGACGCGTGTCCACAACTGGCTCAACCCGCTGGAGCTGCTCGACGGCGGTGTCACCGAAACCGCCCAGGCGATGTACTCCTTCGGCTCCGGCGGCATCCTCGGCTCCGGTCTGGGACAGGGCTACTCGCGCCTCATCCTGGGCATCGCCCCCAAGAGCGACTACATCCTCGCCACCGTCGGCGAGGAGGTCGGTCTCGCCGGGCTGATGGCCATCCTGCTGCTGTACGGCCTGCTGATCGAGCGCGGCATCCGGACGGCGCTGGCTGCCCGCGACCCGTTCGGCAAGCTGCTGTCGATCGGCCTGTCCGGCGCCTTCGCGCTGCAGGTCTTCGTCGTCGCCGGTGGTGTGACGGGCCTGATCCCGCTGACGGGTATGACGATGCCGTTCCTCGCCCAGGGTGGCTCGTCCGTGATCGCCAACTGGGCACTGGTCGCGATCCTGCTCCGGATCAGCGACACCGCGCGCCGCCCGGCGCCGGCTCCCGCCCCGTCCACCGACGCCGAGATGACCCAGGTGGTCCGCCCGTGA
- a CDS encoding FHA domain-containing protein FhaB/FipA: MSELTLTVMRLGFLAVLWLFVIVAVQVIRSDLFGTRVTQRGAARRGGQEARPQRQAAPAQQQQRRQEGGRGNNRQRRGAPTKLVVSEGSLTGTTVALQGQTISLGRAHDSTIVLDDDYASSRHARIYPDRDGQWIVEDLGSTNGTYLDRTRLTTPTPIPLGAPIRIGKTVIELRK; this comes from the coding sequence ATGTCAGAGCTGACCCTCACGGTCATGCGGTTGGGTTTCCTCGCCGTACTGTGGCTGTTCGTCATCGTGGCCGTTCAGGTCATCCGCAGCGATTTGTTCGGCACGCGCGTCACACAGCGCGGTGCCGCCCGGCGCGGCGGGCAAGAAGCGCGTCCGCAGCGGCAGGCTGCGCCGGCGCAGCAACAACAGCGCCGCCAGGAAGGCGGTCGCGGCAACAACCGTCAGCGGCGCGGAGCCCCCACCAAGCTGGTGGTCTCCGAGGGCTCGCTGACGGGTACCACCGTCGCCCTCCAAGGCCAGACCATCTCCCTGGGCCGTGCGCACGACTCCACGATCGTGCTGGACGACGACTACGCGTCCAGCAGGCATGCCAGGATCTACCCGGACCGTGACGGCCAGTGGATCGTCGAGGATCTCGGTTCCACCAACGGCACGTACCTGGACCGGACCCGACTGACGACCCCGACACCGATTCCGCTGGGAGCCCCGATCCGCATCGGCAAGACCGTCATCGAGCTGCGGAAGTAG